A single window of Jeotgalibacillus haloalkalitolerans DNA harbors:
- a CDS encoding ROK family glucokinase has protein sequence MKAAYIFGVDIGGTTTKLAVITDEGNIVEKWEIPTNTSHNGISIIPDIAAAVKLKMNQMNLNKEQVIGIGVGAPGPVNMQTGILYTGVNIGWDKPVALRDELSQQTGLPVVIENDANAAALGEMWKGAGGGARDVVCVTLGTGVGGGVIVNGDIAHGIKGAAGEIGHITSVPEGGYQCNCGKTGCLETVASATGVVRLAKEEMEKSDAVSALHKIMDEHNAITAKNVFDEAKNGDPASSAAVERLTFYLGLALANLGSALNPERIVIGGGVSRAGSILLDGISEKFKAYAFPTVAESTEIKVATLGNDAGVIGAAWLIKYKH, from the coding sequence ATGAAAGCAGCGTATATTTTTGGAGTAGATATTGGCGGTACAACAACAAAGCTCGCAGTTATTACGGATGAAGGAAACATTGTTGAGAAGTGGGAGATTCCTACGAATACTTCACATAACGGCATCAGTATTATTCCGGATATTGCAGCAGCAGTTAAATTAAAGATGAATCAGATGAATCTGAATAAAGAGCAGGTAATCGGAATCGGGGTAGGTGCGCCCGGTCCTGTAAATATGCAGACAGGCATTCTGTACACCGGGGTAAATATCGGCTGGGATAAGCCTGTTGCATTAAGAGATGAATTATCACAGCAGACAGGATTGCCGGTTGTCATTGAAAATGATGCGAATGCAGCTGCACTGGGCGAAATGTGGAAAGGTGCCGGCGGAGGAGCAAGAGATGTTGTTTGCGTAACACTTGGTACAGGTGTTGGCGGAGGAGTCATCGTAAATGGTGACATTGCGCACGGCATTAAAGGTGCAGCCGGAGAGATCGGGCATATTACCTCCGTTCCTGAAGGTGGTTACCAGTGTAATTGCGGGAAAACCGGCTGTCTTGAGACTGTGGCTTCAGCTACAGGAGTAGTCAGACTTGCTAAAGAAGAAATGGAAAAATCAGATGCAGTCTCAGCGCTTCATAAAATCATGGATGAACATAATGCAATCACTGCTAAAAACGTTTTTGATGAAGCAAAAAATGGGGACCCTGCTTCATCTGCTGCAGTAGAAAGGCTTACATTTTACCTGGGGCTTGCGCTCGCAAACCTGGGCAGTGCACTGAATCCTGAAAGAATCGTAATCGGTGGAGGTGTATCAAGAGCGGGAAGTATTCTGCTGGATGGTATTTCAGAAAAATTTAAAGCTTACGCATTTCCAACGGTAGCTGAATCAACTGAGATTAAAGTTGCAACGCTTGGAAATGATGCCGGCGTCATTGGTGCAGCCTGGCTGATCAAATATAAGCATTGA
- a CDS encoding YqgQ family protein, whose amino-acid sequence MNFNTMHDVQMLLKRYGQYVYGPGRLATLELMEIEVKELYEAGMLEREDYLKALMVLKSEIRKESQGGR is encoded by the coding sequence ATGAATTTTAACACCATGCATGACGTTCAGATGTTACTGAAGAGATATGGGCAGTATGTATATGGCCCTGGCAGACTTGCAACGCTGGAATTGATGGAAATTGAAGTAAAAGAGTTATACGAAGCAGGTATGTTAGAGCGTGAGGATTATTTAAAAGCACTCATGGTATTAAAAAGTGAAATCAGAAAAGAAAGCCAAGGTGGTCGTTAA
- a CDS encoding 5-formyltetrahydrofolate cyclo-ligase: MNKKIIRQQMLDQLKNLSEEKKILYTNYIQQQVISSPEWKQAEVIAITISRGLEIDTTALITKALEQGKRVCVPRCEPATKKMHFHYIQSLNDAEPSFYGLLEPKPYLPIAEKREIDLVVVPGLAYSNTGYRIGFGGGYYDRFLTDYKGESMSMAYSFQLIDDEFAESFDIPVKKIVTERETDS; encoded by the coding sequence ATGAATAAAAAAATCATCAGACAGCAGATGCTTGATCAGCTGAAGAATCTTTCTGAAGAGAAAAAAATATTATATACTAATTACATACAGCAACAAGTGATCTCATCACCTGAATGGAAGCAGGCTGAGGTGATCGCCATCACTATTTCCAGGGGCCTGGAGATTGATACCACTGCCCTTATTACAAAGGCATTAGAGCAGGGCAAAAGAGTATGTGTACCCAGGTGCGAACCGGCGACTAAAAAGATGCATTTTCATTACATACAGTCATTGAATGATGCTGAGCCTTCATTCTACGGTCTTCTTGAGCCGAAGCCGTATTTGCCAATTGCAGAAAAAAGAGAGATCGATCTGGTAGTAGTTCCCGGTCTGGCCTATTCAAATACCGGGTACAGAATCGGATTCGGGGGAGGCTATTACGACCGCTTTCTCACAGATTATAAGGGTGAAAGTATGTCGATGGCTTACAGCTTCCAGCTCATAGATGATGAATTTGCTGAAAGTTTTGATATCCCGGTTAAGAAAATCGTGACTGAGCGGGAGACGGATTCATGA
- the rpmG gene encoding 50S ribosomal protein L33, translating into MRVNITLACTETGDRNYITTKNKRNNPDRIELKKYSPRLKKVTLHRETK; encoded by the coding sequence ATGCGTGTAAACATTACTCTTGCTTGCACTGAAACTGGTGATCGTAACTACATCACTACTAAGAACAAGCGTAACAATCCAGATCGTATTGAACTTAAAAAATACAGTCCGCGCCTGAAGAAAGTGACGCTTCACCGCGAGACAAAATAA
- the phoU gene encoding phosphate signaling complex protein PhoU — protein sequence MSVRERYDTELEVLNNKIVELGRFAREALKDSLAALENRDIEKSLLIIDEDIKANRIEEEINDLAILLIAKQQPVATDLRRIIVAIKIAADLERIADFAVNIAKSTIRIGNDSFVSSIANVHEMYEITEEMIELVLEAYTDEDVVKAKRIAELDDGVDELYGETIKDLLSSSAAQPEKLAQITQLSFVCRYLERAADHVTNISENIFYLVKGKRYDLNK from the coding sequence TTGTCAGTCAGAGAGCGGTATGATACAGAGTTAGAAGTATTGAATAATAAAATTGTTGAACTCGGACGTTTTGCCCGTGAGGCTCTTAAAGATTCTCTTGCAGCGCTGGAAAACAGGGATATTGAAAAGTCTCTTCTAATTATTGATGAGGATATAAAAGCAAATAGAATTGAAGAAGAGATTAATGACCTGGCGATTCTGCTGATTGCCAAGCAGCAGCCGGTTGCAACTGACCTCAGAAGAATTATCGTAGCAATTAAGATTGCTGCTGACCTTGAAAGGATTGCAGACTTTGCTGTTAATATCGCCAAGTCGACGATTCGAATTGGGAATGACAGTTTTGTCAGCTCAATCGCTAATGTCCATGAAATGTATGAAATTACTGAAGAGATGATTGAATTAGTATTGGAAGCATATACAGATGAAGATGTCGTAAAAGCGAAGAGAATTGCTGAGCTTGATGATGGTGTGGACGAACTGTATGGAGAAACGATAAAAGACCTTCTTTCTTCAAGTGCTGCACAGCCGGAAAAACTCGCTCAGATTACACAGCTTTCATTTGTCTGCCGTTATCTCGAACGTGCGGCGGATCATGTAACAAATATCTCTGAGAATATTTTCTATCTCGTAAAAGGAAAAAGATACGATTTGAACAAGTAA
- the pstB gene encoding phosphate ABC transporter ATP-binding protein PstB has protein sequence MTTIVKPEVKTTENKDVKKNKSSVYKTEQLNLWYGSNHALKNIDLDIKENEVTAIIGPSGCGKSTYIKTLNRMIETIPSVKTSGVINYRDKNIFDKDYQVEELRTKVGMVFQKPNPFPKSIYDNIAYGPRIHGIKNKKILDQIVEKSLRGAAIWDEVKDRLGENAYGLSGGQQQRICIARCLAIEPDVILMDEPTSALDPISTLKVEELVQDLKKDYSIIIVTHNMQQAARISDKTAFFLNGEVVEYDETNKIFSNPSDERTEDYISGRFG, from the coding sequence ATGACAACGATTGTAAAGCCTGAAGTGAAGACGACTGAAAATAAAGATGTGAAAAAGAATAAATCATCAGTATATAAAACTGAACAGCTGAATCTATGGTATGGATCAAATCATGCGTTGAAAAACATTGACCTGGACATTAAGGAAAATGAAGTAACTGCCATCATTGGACCATCAGGCTGCGGTAAATCGACTTATATTAAGACGTTAAATAGAATGATTGAGACAATCCCATCTGTTAAAACTTCAGGTGTAATTAATTACCGCGACAAAAATATTTTCGACAAAGACTATCAGGTTGAAGAACTGCGTACAAAAGTAGGGATGGTTTTCCAGAAACCGAATCCATTCCCTAAGTCAATCTACGATAATATTGCGTATGGACCAAGAATTCACGGCATTAAGAATAAGAAAATTCTTGATCAGATCGTGGAAAAGAGTTTGCGCGGTGCTGCAATCTGGGATGAAGTAAAGGATCGTCTTGGTGAAAATGCATATGGACTTTCAGGAGGACAGCAGCAGCGTATCTGTATTGCAAGATGTCTAGCAATTGAGCCGGACGTCATTTTAATGGATGAACCGACGTCAGCACTTGACCCGATTTCTACATTGAAAGTAGAAGAACTCGTACAGGATCTGAAGAAGGATTACAGTATCATCATTGTCACGCATAACATGCAGCAGGCTGCACGTATTTCTGACAAGACAGCGTTTTTCCTGAATGGTGAGGTTGTCGAATATGATGAGACAAACAAGATTTTCTCTAACCCTTCAGATGAAAGAACAGAAGATTATATTTCAGGCAGATTTGGATAA
- the pstA gene encoding phosphate ABC transporter permease PstA, translating to MKYVNHEEVAAKTKTRLTKNTILKGVFAAATSFGLIVLAILLYRIVTQGSEYLSFDFFTSFASRIPENSGIKAAIQGSIYLMLVVAPVSMFLGVGTAIYLEEYAKKNKFTNFIKVNISNLAGVPSVVFGLLGLTIFVRFFDLGISILAAGLTMSLLILPIIIVASQEAIRAVPNELREASFAMGATRWQTILRVVLPASIPGILTGSILALSRAIGETAPLVVIGIPTILMFTPDSIMSTFTALPMQIFDWTKRPQVTFHDVAAAGIIVLMGLLIIMNSIAVFIRNKYQKRY from the coding sequence ATGAAGTACGTTAATCATGAAGAAGTTGCAGCAAAAACAAAAACCCGCCTGACAAAAAACACAATATTAAAAGGCGTGTTCGCAGCTGCTACAAGTTTTGGTTTAATCGTTCTGGCGATTTTGTTATATCGTATCGTGACTCAAGGAAGTGAGTATTTAAGCTTTGATTTCTTTACAAGTTTTGCTTCACGTATACCTGAAAACTCAGGAATTAAAGCAGCAATTCAGGGATCTATTTACCTGATGCTTGTTGTAGCACCTGTTTCAATGTTTTTGGGTGTCGGAACAGCGATTTATCTCGAAGAATATGCGAAGAAAAATAAGTTTACTAACTTTATTAAAGTGAACATTTCAAACCTGGCAGGTGTTCCTTCAGTTGTATTTGGTCTTTTAGGACTGACGATTTTCGTAAGATTTTTTGACCTTGGTATTTCTATTTTAGCGGCGGGTCTGACAATGAGTTTACTCATTCTGCCAATTATTATTGTAGCTTCACAGGAGGCAATCCGAGCGGTGCCAAATGAGCTTAGAGAAGCTTCTTTTGCAATGGGTGCTACAAGATGGCAGACAATCCTGAGAGTAGTGCTGCCTGCTTCTATTCCGGGAATTCTGACTGGATCGATTCTGGCACTATCCAGAGCGATCGGTGAAACTGCACCACTTGTCGTAATTGGTATTCCAACCATTCTGATGTTTACACCGGACAGCATTATGAGTACGTTTACGGCACTGCCGATGCAGATCTTTGACTGGACTAAGCGACCTCAGGTTACATTCCATGATGTGGCAGCCGCGGGGATCATCGTACTGATGGGGCTGCTGATCATTATGAATTCTATTGCAGTATTTATCCGAAATAAATATCAGAAGCGTTATTAA
- the pstC gene encoding phosphate ABC transporter permease subunit PstC — protein MAMNEPQISVQELIAKKSNRGLLAFTEKLIPKILLLIATVSVLTTIGIVFTLIFETVTFFTEVNVFSFLTGTEWYPFANSTPTYGILPLVVGTLKITAIATIVAVPIGIATAIFLSEYASDRVRRFIKPILEVLAGVPTIVYGFFALTFVTPILRSIFPEIAIFNAISPGIVVGIMIIPMIASLSEDAMSSVPNAMRDGAYALGATKLEVAIKIVLPAALSGIVASTVLAISRAIGETMIVAVAAGSTPGFDWDVTGSIQTMTAYIVQVTTGDAGYGTTIYYSIYAVGFTLFLFTLAMNMLAQFISKRFREEY, from the coding sequence ATGGCTATGAATGAGCCGCAAATTTCGGTTCAGGAATTGATCGCTAAGAAAAGCAACAGGGGTCTTCTGGCGTTCACTGAAAAGTTAATTCCTAAAATTTTATTGCTGATTGCGACAGTTTCTGTACTGACAACGATTGGTATCGTTTTTACACTGATTTTTGAAACAGTCACTTTTTTTACTGAAGTCAATGTTTTCAGTTTCCTTACAGGAACAGAGTGGTATCCATTTGCGAATTCAACCCCGACCTATGGCATTCTTCCATTAGTGGTGGGTACATTAAAAATTACTGCAATCGCTACAATAGTTGCCGTTCCAATCGGAATTGCAACAGCCATTTTTTTGAGTGAATATGCGAGTGACAGAGTAAGACGCTTTATTAAGCCAATTCTTGAAGTGTTGGCAGGTGTGCCGACAATTGTTTATGGTTTCTTTGCACTGACATTTGTTACACCTATTTTAAGATCAATTTTTCCTGAGATCGCGATCTTCAATGCGATCAGTCCCGGAATCGTAGTAGGGATCATGATTATTCCAATGATCGCTTCGCTTTCAGAGGATGCGATGTCGTCAGTGCCAAACGCGATGCGTGACGGTGCCTATGCACTTGGTGCGACAAAGCTTGAAGTGGCCATTAAAATCGTGCTGCCAGCAGCACTTTCAGGTATCGTTGCTTCCACTGTTCTTGCGATTTCAAGAGCAATCGGAGAAACAATGATTGTAGCAGTGGCAGCCGGTTCAACGCCAGGCTTTGACTGGGATGTAACAGGGTCTATTCAGACGATGACAGCATACATCGTTCAGGTAACAACAGGAGATGCAGGATATGGTACGACAATCTACTACAGTATCTATGCTGTTGGTTTCACTCTATTCCTGTTCACTCTGGCTATGAATATGCTTGCACAGTTCATCTCTAAGCGTTTCAGGGAGGAATATTAA
- a CDS encoding PstS family phosphate ABC transporter substrate-binding protein: MKSAKYLAMSTILGSAVFLAACGGEDEANGSGEGSEGSSEELSGQVQGDGSSTVAPVMEAIVEEYAAAQPSVQVSSGVSGTGGGFEKFIAGETAFSNASRPISEEETAGLEEAGIDFTEVELAYDGLSVVVSQENDWVDYLTVEELKEMWVETGEEKTWADIREGWPEEPIEYYSPGTDSGTYDYFNEVILEEEDIVRSATLSEDDNVLVQGVLGSPNAVGYFGYAYYLENQDTLRAVPVDNGEGPVEPNNETIESGEYAPLSRPLFTYVSNDAVAEDPATADFIKFAIENAGELAEAVGYVRAPQEVYDEDMATIEELAGE, encoded by the coding sequence ATGAAAAGCGCAAAGTATTTAGCAATGTCAACCATCTTAGGATCAGCAGTATTCTTAGCTGCTTGCGGTGGAGAAGATGAAGCAAACGGATCAGGCGAAGGTTCTGAAGGTTCATCAGAAGAACTGAGCGGTCAGGTTCAGGGTGACGGTTCATCAACTGTAGCACCTGTTATGGAGGCAATTGTTGAAGAATATGCAGCTGCTCAGCCAAGTGTACAGGTATCATCTGGTGTATCTGGTACTGGAGGCGGCTTTGAGAAATTCATCGCAGGTGAAACTGCATTCTCAAATGCTTCACGTCCGATTTCAGAAGAAGAAACTGCAGGACTTGAAGAAGCGGGAATTGATTTTACAGAAGTAGAGCTTGCTTATGACGGGCTTTCTGTTGTAGTAAGTCAGGAAAATGACTGGGTAGATTATTTAACAGTAGAAGAATTAAAAGAAATGTGGGTTGAAACAGGAGAAGAAAAAACTTGGGCAGATATTCGTGAAGGATGGCCTGAAGAGCCGATCGAATACTACTCACCTGGAACAGACTCAGGTACGTATGACTACTTCAATGAAGTAATTCTTGAAGAAGAAGACATCGTGCGTTCAGCAACACTTTCTGAAGATGATAACGTTCTTGTACAGGGTGTACTTGGATCACCGAATGCAGTTGGATACTTCGGATATGCTTACTATCTTGAAAACCAGGATACGTTAAGAGCAGTTCCGGTCGACAACGGAGAAGGACCTGTTGAACCGAATAATGAAACAATCGAATCTGGTGAGTATGCGCCGCTTTCACGCCCGCTGTTCACTTATGTAAGTAATGATGCAGTAGCAGAAGATCCTGCAACAGCAGACTTCATCAAGTTCGCGATTGAAAATGCAGGAGAGCTTGCTGAAGCAGTAGGTTATGTAAGAGCACCACAGGAAGTATATGACGAAGATATGGCAACAATTGAAGAACTTGCAGGTGAATAA
- a CDS encoding penicillin-binding transpeptidase domain-containing protein: MKKNQSRTKKAKKIKKNFLAARMNILFFAVFLLFSALILRLGVLQIVNGEDFTRQLERTEEVVVNASVPRGKIFDRNGNVIVDNRPVNAITYTKTQQTSQDEMMDVATKLADMIELSADNVQERDKQDYWIRENEERAQAKITDEERALYDEGELSQNDYDKLIRDRITEEELAEITDQEMEILAVYRQMQTGYNLSPQIIKNEDVTDEEFATVSEQLSSLPGVNTTVDWQREYPYGDVLRSVLGSVRSIPEDKIEYYLARDYARNDRVGTSYLELEYEDVLQGQKSKVRTITDKAGNVIDSQLIQQGERGKDLVLSIDIELQQALEQVVEDELRRLKQDPGRNLMDRLFLVMMDPNTGELLAMAGKQYVETEDGPEIQDYNIGTFTSAYEAGSSIKGATVLSGYQDGVISRGSLLRDEVIRIKGSDPKSSWYGSLPNPISDLYALERSSNGYMFKIAIEMAGATYRPNEPIDIGSSTFTKMRNYFGQFGLGSETGIDLPGESVGYQTNNPLDLEPGKLLDLSIGQFDTYTPMQMVQYVSTVINGGNRVAPTIVKEIREPSSDNETLGPLVRAMKPRVLNKLDNTQAELDHVKQGFYRSFNGPQGTGRDFIGNGYEAGGKTGTAEVVYFGPKYDELYRSRGLMPPETTNSTIVGFAPFDKPEVAFSVLAPWVYPNDGNSPLREDVNENVGTAALEVYFDLREKRMNEGGADQDQQVEVTAEEAEEGQ; this comes from the coding sequence TTGAAAAAGAATCAGTCCCGTACAAAGAAAGCAAAGAAAATTAAAAAGAATTTTCTTGCTGCAAGAATGAATATTTTATTCTTTGCAGTATTTTTATTATTTTCAGCACTCATTTTAAGATTGGGTGTGCTGCAGATTGTTAATGGAGAAGATTTTACAAGGCAGCTTGAGCGTACGGAAGAAGTCGTTGTTAATGCCAGTGTGCCGCGGGGGAAGATATTCGACCGGAATGGAAATGTCATTGTAGATAACCGTCCTGTCAATGCGATTACTTATACGAAAACACAGCAGACTTCCCAGGATGAAATGATGGATGTCGCGACAAAGCTGGCTGACATGATCGAACTTTCTGCTGATAACGTTCAGGAGCGTGACAAGCAGGATTACTGGATTCGTGAAAATGAAGAACGCGCTCAGGCAAAAATAACAGATGAAGAACGCGCTCTGTACGATGAAGGAGAGCTATCCCAAAACGATTATGATAAGCTCATCCGGGACAGAATTACTGAAGAAGAGCTTGCAGAGATCACGGATCAGGAAATGGAGATCCTCGCAGTCTACAGGCAGATGCAGACCGGATATAACCTTTCACCTCAAATTATTAAAAATGAAGATGTGACAGATGAAGAGTTTGCAACGGTCAGTGAGCAATTAAGCTCTCTGCCCGGTGTGAACACAACTGTTGACTGGCAGAGAGAATATCCGTATGGGGACGTTTTAAGATCCGTACTTGGCAGTGTGAGATCAATCCCTGAAGATAAGATTGAATATTACCTTGCAAGAGACTATGCCCGTAATGACAGAGTAGGGACCAGTTATCTTGAACTCGAATATGAAGATGTACTGCAGGGACAGAAGTCAAAAGTCCGTACGATTACGGATAAAGCCGGAAATGTCATTGATTCGCAGCTGATTCAGCAGGGTGAACGGGGTAAAGACCTTGTGCTGTCGATTGATATAGAGCTTCAGCAGGCACTTGAGCAGGTCGTTGAAGATGAACTGAGACGTCTGAAGCAGGATCCGGGACGTAATCTGATGGACAGACTATTCCTTGTTATGATGGATCCGAACACAGGTGAACTGCTTGCAATGGCAGGTAAGCAGTATGTAGAGACTGAGGATGGTCCGGAAATTCAGGATTATAATATTGGGACATTTACAAGTGCTTATGAAGCAGGGTCTTCTATTAAGGGAGCTACAGTGCTTTCGGGTTATCAGGATGGGGTAATTTCCCGTGGCTCATTACTAAGGGATGAAGTCATCAGAATCAAAGGGTCTGATCCAAAATCTTCATGGTACGGCTCTTTACCGAATCCGATCAGTGATCTATATGCACTTGAGCGTTCATCTAACGGATATATGTTCAAAATTGCAATTGAAATGGCCGGGGCAACTTACAGACCTAACGAGCCGATTGATATTGGATCTAGTACATTTACAAAAATGAGGAATTACTTCGGACAATTTGGTCTCGGCAGTGAAACAGGCATCGATCTTCCGGGAGAAAGTGTTGGTTATCAGACCAATAATCCACTTGATCTGGAACCAGGTAAATTACTGGATTTATCAATTGGACAGTTTGACACATATACACCTATGCAAATGGTTCAGTACGTGTCTACAGTCATTAATGGTGGTAACAGAGTTGCACCAACGATCGTAAAAGAAATACGTGAACCTAGTTCCGATAATGAGACACTCGGACCATTAGTCAGAGCAATGAAACCGCGTGTGTTGAATAAGCTCGATAACACGCAGGCTGAACTGGATCATGTTAAACAGGGCTTTTACCGTTCATTTAACGGGCCGCAGGGTACAGGCAGAGATTTCATTGGTAACGGCTACGAAGCTGGAGGAAAAACAGGTACAGCCGAGGTTGTATACTTCGGACCTAAGTATGATGAACTGTACCGTTCAAGAGGATTAATGCCACCGGAAACAACCAATTCAACGATTGTAGGATTTGCACCTTTTGATAAACCTGAAGTAGCCTTTTCAGTACTCGCGCCATGGGTGTACCCGAATGACGGAAATTCTCCATTGCGTGAGGACGTCAATGAAAATGTAGGTACAGCCGCACTTGAAGTCTATTTTGACTTAAGAGAAAAAAGAATGAATGAAGGCGGAGCTGATCAGGATCAGCAGGTGGAAGTAACAGCTGAAGAAGCTGAAGAAGGTCAATAA
- a CDS encoding superoxide dismutase, whose amino-acid sequence MAYTLPELPYSYDALEPHFDKETMNIHHTKHHNTYVTKLNDALEGHDDLQAKSIDELVADLNSVPESIRTAVRNNGGGHANHSFFWKILSPNGGGEPSGDLASAINSKFGSFEKFKEEFAAAGAGRFGSGWAWLVVNNGELEITSTPNQDSPLTEGKTPVLGLDVWEHAYYLKYQNKRPDYINAFWSVVDWNAVEKLYTSAK is encoded by the coding sequence ATGGCTTACACATTACCAGAACTACCTTATTCTTATGATGCATTAGAACCGCATTTTGACAAGGAAACAATGAATATCCACCACACAAAGCATCACAACACTTACGTAACAAAATTAAACGATGCACTCGAAGGTCACGATGATCTTCAGGCTAAATCAATCGATGAGCTTGTAGCTGATCTCAACAGCGTACCTGAATCAATCCGCACTGCAGTTCGCAACAACGGAGGCGGTCACGCTAACCACTCATTCTTCTGGAAGATTCTATCTCCTAATGGTGGAGGCGAACCTTCAGGCGATCTTGCGTCTGCAATCAACAGCAAGTTCGGAAGCTTTGAAAAGTTCAAAGAAGAATTCGCAGCAGCCGGTGCCGGCCGTTTCGGATCAGGCTGGGCATGGCTTGTAGTAAACAACGGCGAGCTTGAAATCACAAGCACACCAAATCAAGATTCACCATTAACAGAAGGTAAAACGCCTGTTCTTGGTCTTGATGTTTGGGAGCATGCTTATTACCTGAAGTATCAGAACAAGCGTCCCGATTACATCAACGCATTCTGGAGCGTTGTTGACTGGAATGCTGTTGAAAAGCTTTACACTTCAGCTAAATAA
- a CDS encoding DUF456 domain-containing protein, translated as MEAIFWVLIILSFAIAFIGLIYPIIPSVLFILLGFILYGLFFSFADFTWFFWTVQILFIILLFGADYAANLFGVKRFGGSKAGIWGSTIGLLIGPFIIPIIGILIGPLAGAVIGELLVNRTPFKQAIKIGFGSLIGFITSVITKGTIQAVMIIIFFLYI; from the coding sequence ATAGAAGCGATTTTCTGGGTACTGATTATTTTAAGCTTTGCAATCGCCTTTATCGGGTTGATTTATCCAATCATTCCAAGTGTACTGTTTATTCTGCTTGGATTTATTTTGTATGGTCTGTTTTTTTCTTTCGCAGATTTCACCTGGTTTTTCTGGACTGTACAAATTCTGTTTATCATTCTGCTGTTCGGAGCTGATTATGCTGCCAATTTATTCGGTGTAAAAAGGTTCGGAGGTTCTAAAGCCGGCATCTGGGGAAGTACAATCGGTCTTTTAATCGGACCGTTTATCATTCCGATCATCGGGATTCTGATCGGACCGCTTGCAGGTGCAGTAATCGGTGAATTGCTGGTGAACAGAACGCCATTCAAACAGGCAATCAAAATTGGTTTCGGATCTCTGATCGGCTTTATTACGTCAGTGATCACTAAGGGAACCATTCAGGCTGTGATGATCATTATTTTCTTTTTGTATATTTAG